The nucleotide sequence gtctaagacatgtagcacaactcatttaagtgttgcaagtagcttgatgaaccaaagttgcatcaaaatcttagatccgacacatacatgaactataaaagtaatattgaactacaaacttgaaagtaaactaactaatcaagatcttaagttgtagaacatagttcttagttagatcttgaagatctaagacccaaaagtctagatctaaagttattaagttaaatcctaagtagtaacacttgaatctttactttaatgaaaccataagctacaaaacttagattttcatcttgcaaagtgtatgtaagcttacaagcttttgattatgacaaaattagaagaccataagcaatagaaacttagatctttcataagtatttgaagttataactagaaagttaaacttccatgttcttgaacttttaaagttaacttttgttcaagaaaaatgagatcaaagttaactagtaacacttgaccaacaacaaccataatcacgaattgaagatgcaagaaaaatgaagaaataaactaaataatcaagtaacaagtcatggttgttcatactctaaaaattcaagccaaggcttgatcCTTAAGAGAGTAAACTTTGAGTTTACAATCATGAATCACAAGTGTGATTTTACAACAGATGAACCTTCAATCTTTCaagacattaaatgtagaacataactagtaagttaggttcttgtgtgttcttgtaaatacaagataatatgaagaatctaactagaaagtttgatccttgtactagtaagtaaacaactaatcaaagacaagtaacaaaacaacaacaaagaatgatgatgatgaaggtgtttGGTCACGGTTTTGAGacaaagaaagaagagagaaaagtctcatgttacttacaaacttgagagagaaatgagagaaaagtaaTTGCAAGTAAGAATGTGTGTGAGAAGAATGAAGTGTTATGAGATAAAACTAGTTGATaagtataaaaaaaaagattttgaactcccTCCACACACCTTGTGGCCGACGGTTAGGGGTTTCAAGGGAGGAAGGAGATTGTCTACTAGTTTCTTGTGTGCATTTGACTCAAAAGTTGGTAACTAGGGGTATTtgcatgggaaagatgtgtaacCATACTAGTAACTAGATTCTATAAGTATTAATCAATTTAGTTTAGTtctaaagtaatacttacatgagtgatgggctaataagtccattaaaatgagtagagtgggcttctaagtccactaacactaacgaaagcccaagttcaagtgattaacaaattaaatccaacaaagcccaagtaattaactagtaacttagttaattaaaaatgattaataaaaatcaatcatgaatgtaaataatatctgaaaatattattcgtgaaatgtacgcgtgtcacaaagacgaatcGGGGCATTCAAAGTTAagcgcggtaacaagtaaatgtaataacatacattcatttaaacaaaagtattaataataataattattaattaagcgttggaaaaaccagggtcgttacactcactatactgtatttcgtagtaattaagcatatgatggcattgaacaagtgcaaggttagccttggattcacgaacctatattaagtatatatatttatatgttgatcaatatctgtctaataatttaggtcaaaccgtagtgtatcacaatcctaatgctcgagactaaatatgcaaaagtcaacaaaagtcaatttgacccaaaatgatttccaaaaatttatacatgtttattatataacttaaatatagtcgttttatatatttaaatgtatttatAAGATTTTATtttagtaaataataaaagtcatttattaataaaaatttatatatgataaaatatactttcatatattttaagtagtaaaatttataaaattcacttaatatcgtaaaactatagtgctatgtattattaatgtaattatattacgtatggtaaaaatatctttgtatcacatttttattcgataaaataatattgataataataataacataataataataataacaatatttatatttactactaataataataatcttgataataaataataatcttttatagtaatacaaatgttataataaaaatattatattcatgttaatgataataacattgatAACAATATTGttgttatcaataatactaataaaatgataatgaaaatataagtttttaagatttaaaatattattttctaACAAACATGAAAATAACgatttttaatattaacgataacaataataatattttaaaataatacttctattcaaaatgataatttttaataataatgatactctttaatattaactgtaacaataataataatttatatgaaaataataattctatttaaaaatgataatttttaataataatattactaaaatgataataataatgatattttataataacgatCATATttctaaaaaaatgataattttaataaaaatgatggttttaatattaatgatacttttaataataataatgacgataaaaataataaaatgatagttttgataaaaatattaattattttaaaaatataaataatcataataataataataataataataatcataatcataatcataataataataataataataataataataataataataataataataataatattgttgattagtagataataataataataacaataataatgacgataacgataacgataatgataacgataacgataacgataataataatcattttaacaataataccttaaaattatagataattcaattgacgatatcttttaatccgttcatcgaaatcatacactttctaaatgaaaagttattaatttttcaccagctttcgaacgacatgcatatcatataccttatctcaatcgcatatgtaataATTCATAAGTTATCATAAGCTATTTAacgataaaattaaatatataagcatgcataatcaaatatactcgaacactagtcagggatacactattaatatataaaagttaagatacgagtgctcacgtatcaatattgagattcaatattgcaggaaagtacgtagacgcaacggagacgataaacactaggttgacctcacgagcataccctcgaacattactcaTCACAtctatagctataacctataatttccttagccctatcccattcATAAAACTCATCTTAAAATgactcgctcataacctcgtcgtagtattttatgtatactaataataataataatactaactcctaataataatagtataattaataataataataataataataataataataataataataataataataataataataataataatattaattttaatataaatataaatattgatacgaGAGATTGAGAGATATGAATTATGAAATGAATCAAACGCGTTCGAGACTTTATACACCCAAGTCTGGCCCCCTTTGTTCCGCGACCGCGATAGTTTTGAGGTATATGGCTCTGCGATCGCGGCCACGTTGATCCCAGCTCATTCTCATTTACCTCGTGGGCTGCCGAcgatatttattatattttatatataatatatttaatttatataattaattatatattatattatatttacgtacatagttaacatgtaaatttaatttttatgacttgtacgttgtcactcgacttatgtcctggtttcggtttttcaaacgaagtttcgtactcttagaaaactagcattttacgtttagtgactcgtacctttgacaaaatatagacttagagtattagtaattatatcactcaagatgtatcttaatcatttgagtgttttggtcatttgcttctataattcaacttctcattatttatcaaagtatatttaattcaaaacgttttatatctacgttaatattatattttgtataatatatatatttatgtatttatcaatataaaaaaatatataactttGCACacattatatataattgaaatatttatctaataataatataatatttagtttttcaaaactaaacatgtttcaaaattcgttttatatagtttaaactcgtttaaataataaaagttattatattaaataaggtttttaataatatgaaaactaaatcattaatttatcaagggacacgaggcaATCAAGGTAAAGCACGCTTTTGAAAATTTAAATGGGAATCTCCACAACTTTTGACTAACTCACGTTAAGTGACATATTGTTCTTATatgcaaatcactttaccatttttcgaataccgttaaaatgaaaggtatcctaaatcaaagtggacctctccatagggactcgtaatcatcattcaatgtatctgataattcaatcatttgattttaccttctaattccaccgataaatatattttgaaacaaatacgttcatgtaaagtattatacgtctaatactttgttaacattttcaagttataatatatacatatatacatatataatcatatccgttcatataatggttcgtgaatcattaaaatttggtcgaggttaaatgaatgtatgaacatagtttaaaattcttgagatttaacttaacaaattttgcttatcgtgtcggaataatataaagataaaatttaaatttggtcgaaaatttccgggttgtcacaagttgTGTATTTCAGCGACGACACGTAAAATTTGAATATCTTTATTATCTGCAAAAATGGTATGAAATCTTAGCGGAAACTAAGATAAAAGAGAAAAAAAGAATTAAAGTTATATCTTGAATTTAATCATGACAATTATGATCCTTTCTACAAGCACACAAATAGTTTTGATAATAGATACTAATATACTATACTGATTAGTAATTTAATGTTTTTGTTATTAGTTGATGTGACATTTAATATTTTAGGAGTTCATGTACTCGTATTTATGTAATCGTATTTTAGGAATGTAATCGTATTTTTAATTTatgtaattgttatttatttaatataaatatattttaaatttatgTAATCGTATTTTTATCTATTAGtcgtatttttatttaatattatatttcacattttttttatttataagaaactgttattttaatttatttattgtatttaaataataataatttaaatagatGGGTCAAAGTTTGAGGTAAAATGTTTAATGTGAAGAGATTAGTTAAAGGAATCAAAGTTTTGTGTTGATGTagagaaattattattattattatttttttttggttaaagATAAAGGGTTTTGTAACAAAAAAAATTGAGAAGATAAAACAAGTACGTAGTAGTTGATTTTTACGAGTGTAAGATGGAGTATAAGATACAGAAACGACGCCGTTATATCATAATCAGCAAGTTGGCGTGCGACATTACCAAAAAGCCCATAGCAGCCAAGGGCTAGCGGCATCCTCTTTAAACCCTCGACATCAATTTTCAGTTTTGTTCTTATATTACAACAAGGTAAAACCCTAGCCTCCCCTCTACTTCACAAAACTCACACACACAGTCTTCAATCCGCCGTTAAGATGGTACCTTTTTCTTTCCCCTTTTATTATGACTCCCTATTATCTCtattatatctatctatatctatatctgtatcatatattttgtattttttttaatggTTGTAGACTGGTGAAGCTGTGAATCCAAAAGCATACCCACTTGCAGATGCTCAACTTACTATTACAATACTGGATCTTGTTCAACAAGCTGCTAATTACAAGCAGCTTAAAAAGGGTGCCAATGAAGGTATCATACTATCTTCAATCTTCTTTTAGACCCTTTACAGACCCTTGTTTTATTTAGCTGTTTCATTATGCAGTTTTGGATGAGTTTTAGTGATAATTGGTTTAATATTAATCTAATGCGCATTACTTATATAAGAATACAGGTTTATGGATATCCCTATTTGATTTGGGATTTGTAAGTTAGTTAAACAATATGGTTTGGTAGGATACATTTCTTAGGGTAAAATAAGATGCACCTTATCTGTTTGATACATTTTCGGTACAAATTTTAGTCGAAGTGTATCAGAATAGATGAATGAGTATTAGTCCCTCAAATTTTGTTACATTTGATTGATAGTTTAAAGTTGGCCTTTTGATTATATGTTGTTTTTCCTTAAATATACGAAAgtattaagtattgttattttattttacataatattttacagcTACGAAGACCCTAAACAGGGGTATATCTGAGTTTGTCGTGATGGCAGCTGATGCTGAGCCTCTTGAAATTATTCTTCATCTTCCCCTCCTTGCTGAAGATAAGGTATTTAAattatttcttattatttttaaCAGGTCAATTATCTGACTTTCTAGCATTATTTGTAGCGGTGAATAAATTTGGATCATCTTAAATTAAGATTGTGTTTTTTAAATCATCCttcatttattttaatttaattacttGAAGATGCTTTATACAAGTCGGTCTTAATGTGTAATATTGTGATCTGTTTATTATAGGCTTGTTTTGTTCTTGCATATGTGTAGCAAGCAAGTTGCTATCATTAATTGAACGTTCACTTGTCACGTGTGTGTCTGTCAATTATACAAATTGGTTGTAGATATAGATGTCATCAAATGTGTAATCTTGTCGTTATGTATCTATAACAAATTGTAAAGTTATTGAATCTTTTATGTAAATTGGCAGAATGTACCCTATGTTTTTGTGCCATCGAAACAAGCACTTGGACGAGCATGTGGAGTCACTAGGCCCGTTATTGCATGTTCAGTGACCAGTAACGAAGGCAGTCAATTGAAGACTCAGATACAACAGCTAAAGGTGTGTTTACTGTTTACCTTGCTCTGATTTTTTCATAATTGTTTGTTGTTCTGGGCTTAGTTTATATGGGTAGAATCTGAAGTAAATTTATATCGTTTTCAGGATGCAATTGAGAAGCTTCTGATCTAAACGAGCAAGTATGGAAAATCGGTGTGATGGGCTTTTATGGATGTGATTACCATTAGAGGCTTTGATCTTTCTTTTCCTATAACAAACTATCTTTATCTTTACTGTATTGAGTTATTTTCTGCTTGCATTTTAAACCAAGAAATACAATGACTTTTAGCTTTATGTGACAGCCAAGTTTTATGTTCCATTTTAAAGTGTTTTCAAGAAACACAGTGTTAGTTAGTAGATGTCTGTCATTATTTTGTTTGTATCTTCGTTTATTTCATTATCTTGTGTTTGTATGTCGTGTTGATTGTTTGTTTCATGGCAAGGCTCGAGTTTAGTTAGCTTTAGTTCGGGTTACGTCGTTAGTCGTTAGTTTACTACTTTTGAGCCCCGACCGTTTTCTCTTTTTGTATCTTGTTTTACTTTGTCTCTTCCTGACATAAAGTTTTTGCTATAAAGTTTTCGTTTTTTCCTCAAAAAAAGAGGAAACAAATCTAATTTATTTGAAGGGCTGTTTTCGTCCTTTGGTTATTACTTTATAGCTTTTCTTAAGCCCATAATCTACGAGTTATTTCAGTTTTAACCCATTTGTGCATGAATCAATCGTTTTAGGTCAAATCTTGACGCTAAGTCGCTAACTCATTTTCTatctactgtttttttttttttgtttttttttttttaagaaaagaaataaaaattgTTCTCGTTCTCATCATCCAATTGTATTGACTGGTAAATTACCATAATTTGTCTTAACCAAAATATGTTTTTACCTGCCACCTAGTTTGGCTAATTCAGCTTATTCAAAACTTTTGTATTCAGCCTCAACTAAGGTGAATCATGTTGATTTCAAGTGTTATTGCTGATAGACTGATAGTCGtgtattaaaaagtttcatttaggAGTTTATTACTAGGTTTGTTTTAGTTACACCCATTCGATCATTTTTAACGCACGCACGCGCTTTTGGGTGAAAACCCAAACCGCATAACAGAGACAAGATCCATCAAAATTCATACGGACATGTGAATCGGGCAGAGTTCCTGAATACGGATCGGTAAAACCTCACACGGGGACTTTTTAAGACGTGGGAATCGAAATCCCGACCTCAACACCCCCATAATACTTGCTTTTATTTTCTGGTTGGGAGAAAAAGTGACAATCTAGGCGTTCACAACTACTACACTATGTATGAAAGTTGAGTGTATATGTTCTAAGAAAACGAAAAGAACAATAGCTTCGCTCTTGGTAAAACAAGATGGTATTATTGCTTAATCTTTAGCCATTTAACTATAGGATAAGATTTACTCCGTATAGACGTTAATTTCTGCCAATTACAAAAGCTACTCCTTTTATTTTCACACAGGTTTAGGAACCCTGATTTCAACATCCATTGATTGATACACCGAAACGGTTTAAGGCCCCATAAGAAGATGACTTTCATATCCTAAATGACGACTATCTAACCTTATTTcttactttttttttttctttctgaaaaGC is from Rutidosis leptorrhynchoides isolate AG116_Rl617_1_P2 chromosome 10, CSIRO_AGI_Rlap_v1, whole genome shotgun sequence and encodes:
- the LOC139872765 gene encoding uncharacterized protein yields the protein MTGEAVNPKAYPLADAQLTITILDLVQQAANYKQLKKGANEATKTLNRGISEFVVMAADAEPLEIILHLPLLAEDKNVPYVFVPSKQALGRACGVTRPVIACSVTSNEGSQLKTQIQQLKDAIEKLLI